Part of the Lysobacter enzymogenes genome is shown below.
TCCTTCGACAGCACGTACACTTCGCCTTCGAACTCGGTGTGCGGGGTGATCGAACCCGGCTTGGCCAGCACCTGGCCGCGCTCCACGTCGTCGCGCTTGGTGCCGCGCAGCAGCAGGCCCGCGTTGTCGCCCGCCTGGCCCTGGTCCAGCAGCTTGCGGAACATTTCAACGCCGGTGACCGTGGTCTTCTGGGTCGGACGGATGCCGACGATTTCGATTTCGTCGCCCACCTTGATGATGCCGCGCTCGATACGACCGGTCACCACGGTGCCGCGGCCCGAGATCGAGAACACGTCTTCCACCGGCATCAGGAACGGCTTGTCGATCGCGCGCTCCGGCTCCGGAATGAAGCTGTCCAGCGCCTCGACCAGCTTGATGATCGCCGGCACGCCGATGTCGCTCTGGTCGCCTTCCAGCGCCAGACGGGCCGAACCGTGGATGATCGGGGTGTCGTCGCCCGGGAACTCGTACTTCGACAGCAGCTCGCGCACTTCCATCTCGACCAGCTCGAGCAGCTCGGCGTCGTCGACCATGTCGGCCTTGTTCAGGAACACGACGATGTACGGCACGCCGACCTGACGCGACAGCAGGATGTGCTCGCGGGTCTGCGGCATCGGGCCGTCAGCGGCCGAGCACACCAGGATCGCGCCGTCCATCTGCGCCGCACCCGTGATCATGTTCTTCACGTAGTCGGCGTGGCCCGGGCAGTCCACGTGGGCATAGTGGCGGTTCGGGCTTTCGTACTCGACGTGCGCGGTCGAGATCGTGATGCCGCGAGCCTTTTCTTCCGGCGCCGCGTCGATCGCGTCGTACGCCTTGAATTCGCCACCGAAACGCTCGGCGCCGACCTTGGTCAGAGCGGCCGTCAGCGTGGTCT
Proteins encoded:
- the tuf gene encoding elongation factor Tu; translation: MAKGKFERTKPHVNVGTIGHVDHGKTTLTAALTKVGAERFGGEFKAYDAIDAAPEEKARGITISTAHVEYESPNRHYAHVDCPGHADYVKNMITGAAQMDGAILVCSAADGPMPQTREHILLSRQVGVPYIVVFLNKADMVDDAELLELVEMEVRELLSKYEFPGDDTPIIHGSARLALEGDQSDIGVPAIIKLVEALDSFIPEPERAIDKPFLMPVEDVFSISGRGTVVTGRIERGIIKVGDEIEIVGIRPTQKTTVTGVEMFRKLLDQGQAGDNAGLLLRGTKRDDVERGQVLAKPGSITPHTEFEGEVYVLSKDEGGRHTPFFKGYRPQFYFRTTDITGACQLPEGVEMVMPGDNVKMVVTLINPVAMDEGLRFAIREGGRTVGAGVVSKIVK